CAGCACGCGGAAGAGCGCATCCAGCCGGGCCAGGTCTACCAGGAACAGCTTGGCGACCGCCGCGAGCAGCGTGAGGATGGCCAGCCGCTCCAGCACCCGCGAGCCGCGGCGCAATGCGTACACCAGCAGCCCCAGCCCGTACACGCCCCAGGCGATGGTAGCGATCCCCTGCCCTCCCGGCAGGTGCGCCACCTCGCGCACCACCAGCGCCATGGCACCCATCTGCGCGGCGATGCGGTACGCCATGGCTTCGGAGGGAACGCGGATCCACCCCGCGGCGGCAAAGGTCGCCCCGACCACCACCGCGTCCGCCGCGAGCCGCCAGGGGCCCGTGGCGCCCGGAAAGGCGATGCGCCACGCGAGCCACGCGCCCGCGGCCAGCATCAGCTTGTGTGCCATCCACCGCACCGCCACCCCGGCGCCGCGGCGCGCCAGCATGTGAAACCCCAGCCCCTGCAGCGCCAGCGACACCAGCAGGGCCTCGCCCTCCAGCGCGCCCAGGCACCCGGCGGGGAGCAGCACGGCCACGGCGAACAGCAGCACCTTCGCGATCCGCGCGTCCTTCGCGCGCAGCGCCCACGCGGCGAGCAGGTAACCCGCGGCGAGGGCGATGGCGGCGGCGCCCCAGCGCTCGGCACTCATCCTCCACGTGATGCCGCTGACGGCCAGGGCCATCGCCGGCGGCACCAGGGCGATGCCGTACCAGTGGAGCACGTCCCTGCCCGACCAGCGGCCGTGTCCCCCGTGCTCCGCCGCGCGCCAGTCCGCGACCCGTCGCGCGATCGGCAGCACGCCGAGCACGATCCAGGCGAACGCTACCGCCGCCTGGATCCATCCCCGCCCCTCCGCTCCCGCGCGGAACGTCTCGGCAAGGAGGTTGGCGTACAGCGCAAGGAGCGTCCACGCCAGCGCCATCGACGTCCACAGGCTGGAGCGCCACCCGCGGCGCAAGTAGGGCACCACCGTCCACGCCAGGATGAACGAGGTGTACGCCGCCAGGCCGCGCGGGCTGGCGAGCGAAATCCCCAGCAGCAGCGGCACGCCCAGCCCGCCCCCGGCACCGAGGACGGCCAGCGCCGGCTGCCCGCGCGAAAGGGCCAGCCCGAAGGCGGCCAGGGTGATGGCGACCATCGCCCCGAAGGCCGCGGT
The window above is part of the Longimicrobium sp. genome. Proteins encoded here:
- a CDS encoding DUF2339 domain-containing protein; protein product: MTTLPDDSLEQRLARLERMVEELHRRLPPVRDGGVEAVRPPLQAEARPIPAIAESADLDGWGTRGPRTAPRRPSPDLGLAALFPWDGQTWLNRLGIVLLLLGVGLLFRYSIDQGWVTPQVRVGFGAAVGAVLSGLGLRIDQRRRFAPVLLGGGAATFYITGWAAYYLYSLVPYTAAFGAMVAITLAAFGLALSRGQPALAVLGAGGGLGVPLLLGISLASPRGLAAYTSFILAWTVVPYLRRGWRSSLWTSMALAWTLLALYANLLAETFRAGAEGRGWIQAAVAFAWIVLGVLPIARRVADWRAAEHGGHGRWSGRDVLHWYGIALVPPAMALAVSGITWRMSAERWGAAAIALAAGYLLAAWALRAKDARIAKVLLFAVAVLLPAGCLGALEGEALLVSLALQGLGFHMLARRGAGVAVRWMAHKLMLAAGAWLAWRIAFPGATGPWRLAADAVVVGATFAAAGWIRVPSEAMAYRIAAQMGAMALVVREVAHLPGGQGIATIAWGVYGLGLLVYALRRGSRVLERLAILTLLAAVAKLFLVDLARLDALFRVLLFLGFGSVFLWLSYSLSGWWDASAEARARPAGRDA